TTAAAATGGGAGTTAAAAAAATGAAGATCATATTAATAATAATTGCTATGCTCTTACCACAACTTACAACCAACGCTTTAGGTTATACTTATGAGAAAAAGTTAGCAAATTCTAAAGTGATACATATAGTGCACTTAGATCAATCTGAATACGAAGCTGAAATTATTAAAGCGAATAATGGAAATATTGGCCGCGAAACTGTTTCATCTATTGCGCAAAAATCTTCTGCTAATATAGCTATTAATGGTGGCTTTTTTGAAATAGGCGGTAAAAACGATGGAAAAGCAAGCCGTAGTTTAGTAATCCACGGCAAAGTATATGGCCTTAAAAAGCTCATACAACCATTAGTCATTAGACCTCTTGCATAACCATATAAATTGATTAAAATCCTTGATTTTATCAAGGATAACATGAAGTTTGAAAACATCAAAGATGAATACGCAGAAGAGTTTCGCAGGCTTACTGGCATTAAACGAGGAACGTTTGAAGTTATACTAAGTATATTAAAAGAAGCTGAAGCTATTTTAAAGTCTCAAGGTGGAAAACCCAATAAATTGGCTTTAGAAGATCGATTACTCATGACGCTTGAGTACTTGCGTGAATACAGGACATATTTTCATATTTCCCGCAGTTATGGAATAAGTGAAAGTGCCTGTTATCGTAATATACGTTGGATTGAAGATACTCTAATTAAAGATAAACGATTTTCACTACCTGGACGTAAAGCATTACTAAAAAGCGATTCTGAATACGAACTTGTGTTAATTGATGCTACTGAAACACCGATAGAACGACCTAAAAAAAACAGAAGCACTTTTATTCGGGAAAAAAGAGGCGACATACTCTAAAAACTCAGCTTATTGTGGATAAAAGGAAAAAAGAAATCATTTGCACTAATTTTTCTAATGGCAAGCGTCATGATTTCAGGTTATTTAAAGAATCCGGAGTTCACATCCACCCTGAGATTAAAGTTCTTACAGATACTGGTTATCAAGGCATTGATAAGTTGCATTATAATTCAGAGTTACCAAAGAAAAAGACAAAAAAGCGACCACTAAGCAGGAAAGATAAAAAGAAAAATCGTCAATTGTCTAGTGAACGTGTTTTAAATGAAAACGTCATAGGCATGATCAAACGATTTAAAATTATCGCTGATCGTTATAGGAACAGAAGAAAACGATTCGGTTTAAGGTTTAATTTACTTGCTGGTATCTATAACTTTGAGCTTTAAATAGGTTATGCAAGAGGTCTATTATAAAAAACGGAATCATCACAATTAATCAATCAGACCCTGCAAATTATAAAAACCAAGATATTTCTTTTGTATCTGGTATCCCCATGTTAATCGATCATGGTAAAATCTCTGAGGAGCTTTTGAACAAACAAAGTGAATTTTATACACGACCTCACGCACGTACGGCCTTGGGAATAGACTCCAATAGAAAGATAATTATAGTTTTGGCAGAACATTATTATATAAGAGATATAACAGCTATTACTATGGGTGAAGTACAGTCAATAATAAAAGAAAAAGAGAAAATATTAGCGGAAAAATATAATAAGCAAGATCCAGGAGAGATTACATTAGACCTCTTGCATAACCATATAAATTGATTAAAATCCTTGATAAAATCAAGGATTTTAATCAATTTATATGGTTATGCAAGAGGTCTATTATATATGAAACTTGATTTTACAACAATACTGTCGGCAATAATTGCTGCAATTACGGATCTTTTTACAACAACTGATCTCCCCGCAGAAAATTCAACGATTAAGGAAATAGATAGCAGTGCGCTAAGGTTGCTAGTTAAAAGTCACATGAGTAGCAACACAACCTCCTTAGATATTGCGGTAAAGCAAAAAAACATGGAGAACATGAATGCTCTGCTTGCAAATGGTGTAAAAGTTAGTGAATATGCTGTAAATATTGCAGTATCGCAAAATGATAGCGAAACCGTAGCACTCTTGTTGAAGCATGACGTAAATATTGACAGAGATGTGATGGAGAGTGCTGTACGTGCTAATAACATCACAATACTAAAATTGCTGCTCAAAAATGGTGGAAATGTCGACACAGGTCTTGTAGAAATCGCTCTTATTAAAAATCACAAAAAAGCACTTAAACTATTATTAAAACACTGTGATAAAGTTGACAAAGATATAGTCAGAACTATTGTTCGACATAATGGATACAAGGAACTCGAGTCTCTTATAAAAAAAGAAGAAAAAATTAGCGAATATGCAGCAAAGTATGCATTAGCATATAGAAATATCAAGATTCTTAAGTTGCTTATTGAAAATGGCTGGAAAATTACAGAAGGCAGTATGCATAATGTTATTCACTCTGCAGTTTACTATGCTATCGAATCTAATCGCTTTGAAATATTAAAATTGCTACTTGAAAACGGCGCTAAAGCAGATGAATCCGCAGTGTATCAAGCGGCGCTTGATAATAATTCTGAATTAACTGAGCTATTGTTCAGTAATTTGTCTAGCTCTCAAGGTATAGAATATACGCTTTACAATATGATGAAAAAACCAAGTTTAAATAGTTTTTTAGGCAATATATCGTTAGACTTTGATTATAAGACAATTATGAGAGGTGCGTTGCAGCGCCAAGATACTAATCTTGTACAAGAATTATTTCATGACAATGTTCCAATTTCTGGAATTTTACTTGGAGTCTCAAACATACTAGATATGTGGTCATCAAATGTCCTTGAAGCAGTAAAACCATTTGCGCATTCAAACTACGGTATACATATACTACCATTGTCTCAAGCTCAGCAAAATGACACAGCATTTCTTAAAGAGTTTAGTGGATTTATTAATCCTGGAGCAGGCGATAGCTTCCCAAATGTACCATTTACTCTGCAAGATATACAAGGGGAGAAGATGCTAGAGAACGAGAAGTTATATCAATCTGTGCTGAATGTTTCAAATGAATTTGGGATTCCATACCTTGGCATATGCTCAGGCGCACAGCATCTTATTCTAAACAAAGGTGGAAAATTAGATGTTGTAGCTAATAAACATGAACTTGATCGTCGTGTAACATTCATTAAAGGTACTTTCCCACATTTTGCAGCGCTTACTAAAGCTGAGCAAAATGAAGCATTAGAGAAATGTGTATTTTCAGATGTTGTATTTCCAGTGTATAGAGCGCATGAATACTCTGGAGTACAAGAACAACTTGGCGATGTTAAACTTGGAGCTGTATCTAAAGAAGGGGTGGTACAAGCAGTAGCTTCCAAAACTGGTCAGCTTGGAGTGCAATTCCATCCAGAAAACTCATATTATGAACAAACTGACACAAATAGAAATAAATTGATTATAGATAATTTCTTTGAGCGCATCAAAAAATATAGCGAAGCAATTTCTTATGCTGAGAAAAATGGCATAACTCGCACAGAAGCAGTGATAGCAATAAAAAATGCCTATACAATGCTGAGTGATAGATTGGAAGAATGTACGTATGTAGCAAAATATCATGTTGCTTGCGGAGCTAGCTATAATGATACATCATATGAAACTTTGTTTATGGATGAGTTTGATAAAGTAATGTTCGGTTTTAGTGATCAACAGTGATGAATCGTGGTAGGAAGAGACTTCACAACAGTCTCTTCAACATCACAGCATATACTTGTTTCCGTACACGGCGGGTTCAGTAGTACGCACGCCAAAAGTCTCAGAAGCTGCATAAAAAGAGAGTGTTATGCAGTCTATCCGCCAAAAATTAATTTGCTGTGTAAATAAATTTTTGTGGAGAAAGTTAAATGTACAGAAATTAGCTTTTAGAACGACCCCATGCTAATTTTCGGATATATTAATTGTCCTATGCCTAAAAACACTACTTTCACAAAATCCGCAAGTTTTTTTGAACTTATTATAACATTTTCTTACGGATTTAAAACACTATTTTGACACTATAAGC
This region of Candidatus Lariskella endosymbiont of Epinotia ramella genomic DNA includes:
- a CDS encoding IS5 family transposase (programmed frameshift) yields the protein MKFENIKDEYAEEFRRLTGIKRGTFEVILSILKEAEAILKSQGGKPNKLALEDRLLMTLEYLREYRTYFHISRSYGISESACYRNIRWIEDTLIKDKRFSLPGRKALLKSDSEYELVLIDATETPIERPKKKQKHFYSGKKRRHTLKTQLIVDKRKKEIICTNFSNGKRHDFRLFKESGVHIHPEIKVLTDTGYQGIDKLHYNSELPKKKTKKRPLSRKDKKKNRQLSSERVLNENVIGMIKRFKIIADRYRNRRKRFGLRFNLLAGIYNFEL
- a CDS encoding phosphodiester glycosidase family protein; this encodes MTINQSDPANYKNQDISFVSGIPMLIDHGKISEELLNKQSEFYTRPHARTALGIDSNRKIIIVLAEHYYIRDITAITMGEVQSIIKEKEKILAEKYNKQDPGEITLDLLHNHIN
- a CDS encoding ankyrin repeat domain-containing protein → MKLDFTTILSAIIAAITDLFTTTDLPAENSTIKEIDSSALRLLVKSHMSSNTTSLDIAVKQKNMENMNALLANGVKVSEYAVNIAVSQNDSETVALLLKHDVNIDRDVMESAVRANNITILKLLLKNGGNVDTGLVEIALIKNHKKALKLLLKHCDKVDKDIVRTIVRHNGYKELESLIKKEEKISEYAAKYALAYRNIKILKLLIENGWKITEGSMHNVIHSAVYYAIESNRFEILKLLLENGAKADESAVYQAALDNNSELTELLFSNLSSSQGIEYTLYNMMKKPSLNSFLGNISLDFDYKTIMRGALQRQDTNLVQELFHDNVPISGILLGVSNILDMWSSNVLEAVKPFAHSNYGIHILPLSQAQQNDTAFLKEFSGFINPGAGDSFPNVPFTLQDIQGEKMLENEKLYQSVLNVSNEFGIPYLGICSGAQHLILNKGGKLDVVANKHELDRRVTFIKGTFPHFAALTKAEQNEALEKCVFSDVVFPVYRAHEYSGVQEQLGDVKLGAVSKEGVVQAVASKTGQLGVQFHPENSYYEQTDTNRNKLIIDNFFERIKKYSEAISYAEKNGITRTEAVIAIKNAYTMLSDRLEECTYVAKYHVACGASYNDTSYETLFMDEFDKVMFGFSDQQ